TTTCCTCCCAACAACTTTTGGGACTGGAATAAATCCCAGTTTATTCCATCCTAACTGTGGGATTTGGGCACTGATCCCGCTCCTGGGGACGTTCCCGTTGCAACACCAGATTTCAGGGGCTGTTCCTGTTCCCAGGGCTGGATTTCAGGCACTGACAccattcctgctgccagctcccgTTTCCCACCCCTGACTCTGGGGTTTTGGGTCCCATTCCTGTTTCCAGGGCTGGATTTCGGGGccattcccagggctggattttggggctactcccattcctgctgccagctcccatttcccacccctgACTCCGGGGTTTTGGGTCCTGTTCCCGTTCCCAGGGCTGGATTTCAGGCACTGACAccattcctgctgccagctcccatttcccacccctgactggggggttttgggtcccattcctgttcccaggGCTGGATTTCGGGGCCATTCCCatttctgctgccagctcccctttcccacccctgactggggggttttgggtccCGTTCCCCTTCCCAGGAGCGAGTCCCGGGCCATGTTCTCCAAGAAGAAGAAGCGGGTGGAGATCTCGGCGCCGTCCAACTTCGAGCACCGGGTGCACACGGGTTACGACCCCTCGGAGCAGCGCTTCACGGGGCTGCCCCGCCAGTGGCAGGGGCTGCTCGAGGAGTCCGCCCGGCGCCCCAAGCCCCTCGTGGACCCCGCCTGCATCACCGCCATCCGCGGGGCCCACAAGGTGCAGAAAACCTCGGGAATCCAGGGGGGTGTGGGGCAGGGTGGGCCCAAACGGGTCCACGtcctgggtttggggtctttGAGGAGGTGAAGGGGTGCTGGGTACTCTTTGGGGTTGAAatgggggtggtttggggggctTGGaaggaggggattttggggttgttcAATATGTGGGGGTTGTGGAGCAGGTGAGGGGTTGCCAGACGCTCAGAAAGCCAAactgggagggatttggggtcagggaggtgggagctgggTCCCCGTGCCTTTCTTACCTCCCAAAAAGACAAACTGGGGGAGTTATGGACCAGGGGGGTCAcggtgcagggagggaggagctgggggctcaTTCAGTCCctagggtgggtttgggggaatttggaaTCTCGGAGTATATCAGGGTGTCCTGGATGCTCTTTGGGGTCAAACTGGGAGGAGTTTGGGGGTCTTGGGGCAGGGTGATGAGGTGATGATTGAgtcccccaggacagggatccCCCGGTGAGACCCTTCCCCACACCTGGAACCAGCTGACCCCACGGGGACTCGGAGTCATTCCCACCTGATCTCTTCCCCATTGTGTGTGTTCCCAGTTGTTTAAGTCCCCCATGTTCCCACATCCCCCCATGTTCCCAcatccccccattcccacctcagCTCTGACATTCCCCCAGTTCCCACCCCATCAAACCCCCCAGCATTTTGGGACCCTCTCAGAGAGGCTAGCccccagtccctggggagcacccagggtggtgcagggctgtgggactCTCCCAGACACaccccctcccctctgcccaccctgccaccctcctgcagccatTCCATGTCacctttctgttgttttttttccctttttccccgtTTCCCCCGCGTGTGTTCCCCCCTTCCCGCAGCCCATTGTGCGCGGCTCCAAAGGCACCCGGGATGGGGCCCCCGGGGGCCGGGACCGGACCCTGGCGTGGCTCCTGGACGAGCTGGCGGCCGTGTCCGTGTCCCGCTCCAACTCCCTGCGCCGGGAcagccccccctgcccctcccggCCCCTCCCGGAGAACGGCCTGGCCCCGGGAGCCCCCCGCTCCCGCCTGGAGCCCGCCAAGAGCCGCCGCGGGGAGCCGGAGCCCagcccccagtcccagccccggGAGGACCCCCACGctcacccccacccccccgggGGCCGCCCCAAATCCAGCTCGGCCGGAGAGGGGCCCCCGCGGCCCCCGGCCCGCGAGCAGCGCCCGCTCTCGGGGCCTGACCTGCGGCCCCCCGACGTCCCCGGCGCCCCCGGAGCGGGGCTGAAGACGGCGCCCGGACGCCCCTTCCACACCTACCCCCGTGCTGACACCGACCCCGGCCCGGGGGGCACTGCCCAGGTAAAGGGGTGTGCCCAGGCCtgtcctcatcctcctcttgctcttcttcttgctgctctccttccttttccagaGTGGGttctctgctcctcttcctcacgGCTTCcgctgggatcagcagcagcttccttccccagccacatccttggctctggagcagtttcttctcctttttctccttcttctctttcttttccttcttcttctttttctttgggttcttcttcttctcttccttttcttgtgCTTCTTCATCCTGGCTATGCTTGTCCTGTTCTTTCTCagaagcagctcctctgctcctcttcctttcAGCTCCCCAGAATGGGGACGTGCCACCACCTCCCCTGCCACTGCTGCGCCCTTGGCACCCAAACAGTTTCCTCTTCCTCGCTCtccctcttctctttctccttggaagcagctcctctgctctgcttcctcaCAGCTTCCCTCGTCCCAGTTGGAATTGGGGCATCCTCAAGGCCTCCAGCTCCGAAAttccctcctggtgctgcctctgGCCCCCAagtctcttcctcttcctcctcctcctcactcagcccttccctgcagcctctggccCCGagtctcttcctcttcctcctcctcctcactcagcccttccctgcagcctctggccCCCGagtctcttcctcttcctcctcctcctcctcactcccTCTGGCCCCTGGCATTCCCGCTGGAATTCGGGGGCTGACACCCactctcccctgtccccacaggccGAGCACCATGCGGGACGCCCCCAGGAGGTGACCCCCAATGGGCCGGTCCCCACGGGCGCTCCCGGTGCCCCCCAGGCCCCCGGCCCCCCACGCCCCAAAGCCCCGGAGCCGCCTCCCCCGGCCCCggagcccccggccccgcgcgcccccggccccgcgcccgccccggcgGGGGGGCCCCAGCGCGTGTCCCACGAGCAGTTCCGGGCGGCGCTGCAGATGGTGGTGGACCCCGGGGACCCCCGCACGTACCTGGACAACTTCATCAAGATCGGCGAGGGCTCCACGGGCGTCGTGTGCATCGCCACCGTGCGCGGCTCCGGGAAGCTCGTGGCCGTCAAGAAGATGGACCTGCGCAAGCAGCAGCGGCGGGAGCTGCTCTTCAACGAGgtgagggcagccctggggaccccctggcagccctggggaccccctGGGAGGGAACTTCAGAGACCCTCAGGAACTCCTTGGATCCCTCAGGAGACCCTCATGGCCTCCTCAAAGCTCCTCAGAGCCCTCTTGGTGACCAACCAGGGACCTCCTGATGCCCTGGGGacccctggggacagtgccaggctcccatccctgtgtcccacccCTGGCCAGGTGGTGATCATGCGGGACCACCAGCACGAGAACGTGGTGGAGATGTACAACAGTTACCTGGTGGGCGACGAGCTCTGGGTGGTGATGGAGTTCCTGGAGGGCGGCGCCCTGACGGACATTGTCACCCACACCAGGTGACCACCCtagggggggcaggggggacagagggggcagggggggcagGGGGCGGTGGCAGGGTGGCAGGCTGGTGACAGAGGTGGCAGGGGGCGGTGGCAGGCTAGTGACAGAGGTGGCAAGGTTGGCAGGGGTGGCAGGCTGGTGACAGAGGTGGCAGGGGGcggtggcaggggtggcaggcTGGTGACAGAGGTGGCAGGGGGCggtggcagggtggggacagaggTGACGAGGTTGGCAGGGGTGGCAGGCTGGTGACAGAGGTGGCGAGGTTGGCAGGGTGGCAGGCTGGTGACAGAGGTGGCAGGGGGCggtggcagggtggggacagaggTGACGAGGTTGGCAGGGTGGCAGGCTGGTGACAGGCTGCCATGCCCAGGATGTCAGAGGAGCAGATCGCGGCCGTGTGCCGCTCGGTGCTGCGGGCGCTCGCCGTGCTCCACGCCCAGGGCGTCATCCACCGCGACATCAAGAGCGACTCCATCCTCCTGACGCACGACGGGCGGGTAGGGATCCCCAGAACTCCCCCCAGACCTCCCCCCAGGCCTTTGGCACCCTGCCCTGAGCCGCCCTGGCCCCGCTGGCAGGTGAAGCTCTCGGATTTCGGGTTCTGCGCCCAAGTGAACAAGGACGTGCCGCGGCGCAAGTCCCTGGTGGGCACCCCGTACTGGATGGCCCCCGAGCTCATCTCCCGCCTGCCCTACGGCCCAGAGGTGGGTCAGGGGGCTTGGGGGAgcctggggggtcctggggcacATTAGGGGGTGTTTAGGGTGGGtttcagggggtttggggtgggcgTGTGGGCCCCCAGGTTTATCTCCTGCCTTCTCTGCCACCCTGAGGTGTCTTGTGGGGAGGTTGGGACGGGTTTGAgggtgcccagggtgggttTAGGGAGAACAGGGTGGGTTCAGAAGGGGTTTAGGGGTGCTCAGGGTGGGTTTGGAATGGAGTTagcagtgcccagggtgggTTTAGGGAGAACAGGGTGGGTTCAGGGTTGcccagggtgggtttggggagcaCAGAGTGGATTTAGGGTGGGTTCAGGGTTGcccagggtgggtttggggagcaCAGAGTGGATTTAGGGTGGGTTCAGGGTTGcccagggtgggtttgggggtacCCAGCGTATGTTTGAGGGGCTCCAAGTGGCCTCCCCATTCTGTGCAGACCCCCCCCATTCTGGATGCTGTATATTTGGGAGTGGGGGCATGGAATGGACTTGAGGGGCTCCCCCCTAACCCCCTcctcatttttggggtgactttCCCCCCCCAGGTGGACATCTGGTCTCTGGGAGTGATGGTCATCGAGATGGTGGATGGGGAACCCCCTTATTTCAACGAGCCCCCCCTCAAGGCCATGAAGCTGATCCGGGACAACCTTCCCCCCCGGCTCAAGAACGGCCACAAGGTAACTCGGGGGGGGAGTCCCCCCCCTCCTGGGAAGCCCCGGGGGTGTCTCACAGCCCCCTCTcgtgccccccaggtgtccccatccctgaagggCTTCCTGGAGCGGATGCTGGTGCGGGACCCAGCGCAGCGGGCGAGTGCCCCGGAGCTGCTGCGCCACCCCTTCCTGGGTGTGGCGGGCCCCCCCGCCTGCATCGTGCCCCTCATGCGGCAGCACCGGCTGCGGTGAGACCCCCCTGCCCCGGGGGAgaccccccctgccccaggggagacccccctgccccaggggagacccccctgccctgggggagaCCCCCCTGCCCCGGGGGAGACCCCCCCCCTGCCCCGGGGGAGACCCCCCACCCCGGGGGAGaccccctcctgctcctcctcctcagcagcacccccaaactGGAGTGGGACTGGGATGTTATGGGGGACAGCGGCCCCCCCAACCTGTACTACTGAGCTGGGGACCCCCCagcagagattttggggggcaggggggagctGTCATCCCAGGGATTTGGGTTCCTCCTGGTCCCTCCTGCCTTTGGGACCCATTTTGGGGcattccccccttttttttgttttttttagccCCCTCTTTTCTACCCAGTTTGGGCACTGGGGTGTGGCCCCCCAACATCTCCGTGAGAGGGGGGTCCCTGAAACGACAGCCacccctctccccagcacacCACACTACTGATCAGGGTGTGTCCCTCCCCTGGGCCTTCCTCGTCCATTTTtgttgattttggggtgttttttgttggttCCTTCTCCCCGGAACTCCCTCGTGCCCCCTCGGTTGTTTTTTAACAAAGTGATATTTATATGGTCGGGTTTTGTACCGCGCGGGACGGGGGGGccccggggggacacggggcccCCCCAGATTACACGTGTCCTTTTGGACCCACCGTGTGCTGTGTGCTtctttggggggtggggggcaccTCTGACCTGCCCGCGGAGCGTGGGGACACCCCCTCCCCAATAAAGGACCCCCCTGACATGCCCACGGGGTAGGGGGTGTGGGCACGCCCCCTCCCCAATAAAGGACCCCCCTGACATGCCCAGGGGGTAGGGGGTGTGGGCACGCCCCCTCCCCAATAAAGGACCCCCCTGACATGCCCACGGGGTAGGGGGTGTGGGCACGCCCCCTCCCCAATAAAGGAccccccaggcaggagctgctgctgcctcagggctTTATTGGCTgcagggggggcagggggggcatggctgtgctggctcacGGGGCACGCGGCGTCTCGCGGTGGCTTGGCTCGGCTCGGGTCAGCCTGGCTTGGCTCACATTGGCCAGGCTTGGCTCGGGTCAGCCTGGCTTGGCTCACATTGGCCAGGCTTGGCTCGGCTTGGCTTGGCTCATGTTGGCCAGGCTTGGCTCGGGTCGGCCTGGCTTGGCTCACGTTGGCCAGGCTTGGCCAGGCTTGGCTCggcttggcttggcttggctcATGTTGGCCAAGCTTGGCTTGGCTTGGGTCGGCCCCTGATGGTGAATCATGGCCAGTGCCAGCTGGTGTTGAGTTGGCTGGGCCAGCGTTGGTTTGTGTTGGCTCCTCTTGGCCAACTTGAGGACAGTTTGGCCCACGTTGGCTCAGGCTGACCCGCGCCGACTCGTGTTGGCTCGCAGCGACGTGCGCTGGCCCGTCCTGACCCACGCCAGGTCATGGTGACCCACGTTGGCACGTCCTGACCCACGTTGGCACGTCCTGACCCACGTTGGCACGTCCTGACCCACGCCAGGTCATGGTGACCCACGTTGGCACGTCCTGACCCACGTTGGCACGTCCTGACCCACGTTGGCACGTCCTGACCCATGTTGACTCAGGCTGACCCGCGCTGACTCGTGTTGGCACATCCTGACCCTCGGTGGCTCACGGTGACCCACGCTGACCCAGGCTGGCCCGTGCTGACCCAGGCTGGCCCGTGCTGACCCAGGCTGGCCCGTCCTGACCCGTGTTGGCCCGTCCTGACCCGCGACAGCTCGCAGTGACCCGCGTTGGCTTGTGCTGACCTTTGCTGGCCCATCCTGACCAGTGCTGGCTCGCATTGGCTCGCAGTGGCCCACGCTGGCCCATCCTGACCTGCGGTGGCTCGTGGTGACCCACGTTGGCTCACAGTGACCCGTGCTGACCCGCGCTGGCCCATCCTGACCCGTGCTGGCCCATCCTGACCTGCGGTGGCTCATGGTGACCCACGTTGGCTCACAGTGACCCGTGCTGACCCGCGCTGGCCCATCCTGACCTGTGCTGACCTGCGCTGACCCATGTCCCCTCCGTGCTGCCACCCCGTGTCCCCGGTGCTGCCCCACGTCCCCGGTGCTCACTTGCAGGTGCAGTACAGGGCGCAGATGGCGTCGTTCAGTCTCTGAAGAGCCCCCGGTgcacctcctgcagcctgctgtcCCCGGTgcacctcctgcagcctgctgtcCCCCGGTgcacctcctgcagcctgctgtcCCCCGGTgcacctcctgcagcctgctgtcCCCGGTGCCGCCCCGCGTGCCCGGTGCTCACTTGCAGGTGCAGTACAGGGCGCGGATGGCGTCGTTCCAGTGGCCGAAGAGCCCCCGGTGCACCTCCTGCAGCCGCGGCACGGCGCCGGCGCTGAAGTGGCGCATGTTGCCCTCCTTGGCCCGGCGCGACCAGACGGTGAGCTCGCAGCGGGTGCCCACCACGAGCGAGGAGGCGCGGCCGGCCCAGCCGCGGGGCATGTAGGGCATGTCGGTGCCCGGCGGCACGTccagcgcggccccggcgcaGCACTGCTCGTAGTAGGGGCTGGCGTCGGCGTAGAGCAGCGCGCAGAGCCGGGTGCCGTTGGCGGGGCGCAGCTGGGCGGGCGAGGGGCACTGCGCGCTcgcccccccaaaccccagcgcGGCCACCAGCGTCACCAGCAGCGCCAGCATCGCTGTCACCTCCCGCCGTCACCTCCCTGCCCCGGGGCCTTGCTGGGGCGCTTATAGCCCGGCCCAAGGCCGTGGGgcggggcacacctgggagagGGCGCAGGTGTGTGTGGCAGCTCCCCGGGAAGGGACACAGGTGTGGGGGGCACGAGGTTCGCAGCCTCCCGCCCCTCCCCAGcatgggaagggacacaggtgtgtgcagaggggacacaggtgtgtGGAGAAGGGACacggggggtggggggagggttCCAAGgtctgcagccccctccccaccatgggaagggacacaggtgtgtgaagggacacaaagaGGGGGGTTCCAAGgtctgcagccccctccccaccatggggacacaggTATGTGGAGAAGGGACACAGGTGTGTGAAGGGACACCAAGGGGGGGGTTCCAAGgtctgcagccccctccccaccatgggaagggacacaggTGAGGGGGGGTACGAGGTCTGCAGCCCCTCCCCCTGCCGTGGGAAGGGACAGAGGTGCCCATCCCGGGCCCCCAGGCcttgggcagggggaggagccaaggtCAGGCTGGGCCCCAGGTGCTCTGGATGCAAATGAGGGCATAATTAGCCGGGGCTTTTCGCTGGTGGACTCCGCCCCTTATTTGCATATTCATGATGCCGTCCTGGCCCCCCGAGCTCCCCGCGACGGTCACCATGGCAACCGCAGGGGGCGGGCATTGTTGCTTCATTAGCATAGTTCTGGCCCGCCCACATTGCGGGGCTGGAGGGGAACAGACAGGGTGGGAGAGCCTGGGGGGAGGGGCTCGCACTGGGCTGGGACGCCCCCCAGGAAATGAAACCCCCTGCCCCAAAATACAGAGCCCACCCCCCGAATTCACACTGGTGTTTCTGCCCCGGGGGGCCACAGGTTTTTAATGTAAAAACTCGTGTTAAACACTGCGGGGGCCCGAGGGGGGCGGCTGGTGGGGGGGCGGCGTcttggggagggggacacggggaggagCTGAGgcattttggggagggggggggaaatggggctgggagggaaatgggtgggggggctgggggcgccCCCCCAGGGTTATCCAGACCAGCCAGATAGGAACCCCCGGGTCGagttgggggggggggcagaGGCCACGGGAGGGACACACGGGGGGGTCCCCAGGCATCCGGGGGGGCCCCCCCTTTTtgccccccccccatccccacgggaggggggttttggggggagggggctgcgGGTCTCGTGTCATCTGTGCAGAGATGTCGGGGGCGTGCGCGgggcccccccggcccggccgaagGCACCGCGGGGGGGGCGGGCCGGGCACGCGCGTGGGGCGGCGGGGGGGCCACACGGATTTTGGGGCGCACACACAAGTCCCAGGTGCGCATCtcgggggggtggggggagacaCACACGCGTGGGGGGAGCCGCAGGATGTTCCGGACACGCCACGCGCGGttcggggggcggggggggcgcgGTCCCCGTCACGGC
This is a stretch of genomic DNA from Haemorhous mexicanus isolate bHaeMex1 chromosome 37, bHaeMex1.pri, whole genome shotgun sequence. It encodes these proteins:
- the SYCN gene encoding syncollin — its product is MLALLVTLVAALGFGGASAQCPSPAQLRPANGTRLCALLYADASPYYEQCCAGAALDVPPGTDMPYMPRGWAGRASSLVVGTRCELTVWSRRAKEGNMRHFSAGAVPRLQEVHRGLFGHWNDAIRALYCTCK
- the PAK4 gene encoding serine/threonine-protein kinase PAK 4 isoform X2, encoding MFPHPPMFPHPPIPTSALTFPQFPPHQTPQHFGTLSERLAPSPWGAPRVVQGCGTLPDTPPPLCPPCHPPAAIPCHLSVVFFPFFPVSPACVPPFPQPIVRGSKGTRDGAPGGRDRTLAWLLDELAAVSVSRSNSLRRDSPPCPSRPLPENGLAPGAPRSRLEPAKSRRGEPEPSPQSQPREDPHAHPHPPGGRPKSSSAGEGPPRPPAREQRPLSGPDLRPPDVPGAPGAGLKTAPGRPFHTYPRADTDPGPGGTAQAEHHAGRPQEVTPNGPVPTGAPGAPQAPGPPRPKAPEPPPPAPEPPAPRAPGPAPAPAGGPQRVSHEQFRAALQMVVDPGDPRTYLDNFIKIGEGSTGVVCIATVRGSGKLVAVKKMDLRKQQRRELLFNEVVIMRDHQHENVVEMYNSYLVGDELWVVMEFLEGGALTDIVTHTRMSEEQIAAVCRSVLRALAVLHAQGVIHRDIKSDSILLTHDGRVKLSDFGFCAQVNKDVPRRKSLVGTPYWMAPELISRLPYGPEVDIWSLGVMVIEMVDGEPPYFNEPPLKAMKLIRDNLPPRLKNGHKVSPSLKGFLERMLVRDPAQRASAPELLRHPFLGVAGPPACIVPLMRQHRLR
- the PAK4 gene encoding serine/threonine-protein kinase PAK 4 isoform X4, translating into MFSKKKKRVEISAPSNFEHRVHTGYDPSEQRFTGLPRQWQGLLEESARRPKPLVDPACITAIRGAHKPIVRGSKGTRDGAPGGRDRTLAWLLDELAAVSVSRSNSLRRDSPPCPSRPLPENGLAPGAPRSRLEPAKSRRGEPEPSPQSQPREDPHAHPHPPGGRPKSSSAGEGPPRPPAREQRPLSGPDLRPPDVPGAPGAGLKTAPGRPFHTYPRADTDPGPGGTAQAEHHAGRPQEVTPNGPVPTGAPGAPQAPGPPRPKAPEPPPPAPEPPAPRAPGPAPAPAGGPQRVSHEQFRAALQMVVDPGDPRTYLDNFIKIGEGSTGVVCIATVRGSGKLVAVKKMDLRKQQRRELLFNEVVIMRDHQHENVVEMYNSYLVGDELWVVMEFLEGGALTDIVTHTRMSEEQIAAVCRSVLRALAVLHAQGVIHRDIKSDSILLTHDGRVKLSDFGFCAQVNKDVPRRKSLVGTPYWMAPELISRLPYGPEVDIWSLGVMVIEMVDGEPPYFNEPPLKAMKLIRDNLPPRLKNGHKVSPSLKGFLERMLVRDPAQRASAPELLRHPFLGVAGPPACIVPLMRQHRLR
- the PAK4 gene encoding serine/threonine-protein kinase PAK 4 isoform X1; the protein is MFPHPPMFPHPPIPTSALTFPQFPPHQTPQHFGTLSERLAPSPWGAPRVVQGCGTLPDTPPPLCPPCHPPAAIPCHLSVVFFPFFPVSPACVPPFPQPIVRGSKGTRDGAPGGRDRTLAWLLDELAAVSVSRSNSLRRDSPPCPSRPLPENGLAPGAPRSRLEPAKSRRGEPEPSPQSQPREDPHAHPHPPGGRPKSSSAGEGPPRPPAREQRPLSGPDLRPPDVPGAPGAGLKTAPGRPFHTYPRADTDPGPGGTAQAEHHAGRPQEVTPNGPVPTGAPGAPQAPGPPRPKAPEPPPPAPEPPAPRAPGPAPAPAGGPQRVSHEQFRAALQMVVDPGDPRTYLDNFIKIGEGSTGVVCIATVRGSGKLVAVKKMDLRKQQRRELLFNEVVIMRDHQHENVVEMYNSYLVGDELWVVMEFLEGGALTDIVTHTRMSEEQIAAVCRSVLRALAVLHAQGVIHRDIKSDSILLTHDGRVGIPRTPPRPPPRPLAPCPEPPWPRWQVKLSDFGFCAQVNKDVPRRKSLVGTPYWMAPELISRLPYGPEVDIWSLGVMVIEMVDGEPPYFNEPPLKAMKLIRDNLPPRLKNGHKVSPSLKGFLERMLVRDPAQRASAPELLRHPFLGVAGPPACIVPLMRQHRLR
- the PAK4 gene encoding serine/threonine-protein kinase PAK 4 isoform X3, whose translation is MFSKKKKRVEISAPSNFEHRVHTGYDPSEQRFTGLPRQWQGLLEESARRPKPLVDPACITAIRGAHKPIVRGSKGTRDGAPGGRDRTLAWLLDELAAVSVSRSNSLRRDSPPCPSRPLPENGLAPGAPRSRLEPAKSRRGEPEPSPQSQPREDPHAHPHPPGGRPKSSSAGEGPPRPPAREQRPLSGPDLRPPDVPGAPGAGLKTAPGRPFHTYPRADTDPGPGGTAQAEHHAGRPQEVTPNGPVPTGAPGAPQAPGPPRPKAPEPPPPAPEPPAPRAPGPAPAPAGGPQRVSHEQFRAALQMVVDPGDPRTYLDNFIKIGEGSTGVVCIATVRGSGKLVAVKKMDLRKQQRRELLFNEVVIMRDHQHENVVEMYNSYLVGDELWVVMEFLEGGALTDIVTHTRMSEEQIAAVCRSVLRALAVLHAQGVIHRDIKSDSILLTHDGRVGIPRTPPRPPPRPLAPCPEPPWPRWQVKLSDFGFCAQVNKDVPRRKSLVGTPYWMAPELISRLPYGPEVDIWSLGVMVIEMVDGEPPYFNEPPLKAMKLIRDNLPPRLKNGHKVSPSLKGFLERMLVRDPAQRASAPELLRHPFLGVAGPPACIVPLMRQHRLR